A part of Dasypus novemcinctus isolate mDasNov1 chromosome 5, mDasNov1.1.hap2, whole genome shotgun sequence genomic DNA contains:
- the LOC101433068 gene encoding olfactory receptor 2A5-like, whose translation MVENQTWVTEFILLGFPVGPEMQMVLFGLFSLFYAITLLGNGAILALIWLDSRLHTPMYFFLSHLSIVDISYASNNVPKMLANFLYEEKTISFVPCIMQTFLYMAFAHTECLVLVMMSYDRYVAICHPLQYSAIVSWRVCTAQAITSWACGFLLALVHVVLILRLPFCGPQEVNHFFCEILSVLKLACADTRLNQLVIFAASVLILVGPLCLVLVSYTCILAAILRIRSRDGRRKAFSTCSSHLSVVGLFFGSAIVMYMAPKSHHPEEQQKILSLFYSLFNPMLNPLIYSLRNAEVKGAMRRVPWKQRSM comes from the coding sequence ATGGTGGAAAATCAGACATGGGTCACAGAATTCATTCTCCTGGGATTTCCAGTCGGCCCAGAGATGCAGATGGTTCTCTTTGGACTCTTTTCCTTGTTCTATGCCATCACCCTGCTGGGCAATGGTGCCATCTTGGCACTCATATGGCTGGACTCCAGACTGCacacccccatgtatttctttCTCTCACACCTGTCCATTGTTGATATTTCGTATGCTTCAAACAATGTCCCTAAGATGCTGGCAAACTTTCTATACGAGGAAAAAACTATCTCCTTTGTTCCATGTATAATGCAGACCTTTTTATACATGGCATTTGCTCACACTGAGTGCCTGGTTTTGGTAATGATGTCCTATGATCGGTATGTGGCAATCTGCCACCCCCTGCAATACTCTGCCATCGTGAGCTGGAGAGTGTGCACAGCTCAGGCCATCACTTCCTGGGCATGTGGCTTCCTCCTTGCCCTGGTCCATGTGGTTCTCATCCTGAGGCTGCCCTTTTGCGGGCCTCAAGAAGTGAATCATTTCTTCTGCGAAATCCTGTCTGTCCTTAAGCTAGCCTGTGCTGACACGAGGCTCAACCAACTAGTCATCTTTGCTGCTTCTGTATTGATCTTAGTGGGTCCTCTCTGCCTGGTGCTGGTCTCCTACACCTGCATCCTGGCTGCCATCCTGAGGATCCGATCTAGGGATGGACGCAGAAAggccttctccacctgctcctcccacctctCCGTGGTTGGGCTTTTCTTTGGCAGTGCCATTGTCATGTACATGGCCCCCAAATCCCACCATCCTGAGGAGCAGCAGAAGATCCTCTCTTTGTTTTATAGCCTTTTCAATCCTATGCTGAATCCCCTCATCTACAGCCTGAGGAATGCAGAAGTGAAGGGTGCTATGAGGAGAGTTCCGTGGAAACAGAGATCAATGTGA